Proteins from one Homalodisca vitripennis isolate AUS2020 chromosome 3, UT_GWSS_2.1, whole genome shotgun sequence genomic window:
- the LOC124357588 gene encoding glycine-rich cell wall structural protein 1.8-like: MVGKGKMFLYISAACQGLATFACDLIARANMHWKTAVVVLLAGVATAARLDNTYLPPAGAAYSGGTGGSGGIAAPFGGSGGAGGYGGAGAKGGAGGYGGAGGAGGYGGAGAAGGRGGYGGAGGAGAGGYGGAAGAGAGGYGGAGGAGGAGAGGYGGAAGGAGGRGGYGGAGGAGAGGYGGAGAGGAGAYGGAGGAGGRGGYGGASGAGAGGYGGAGAGGAGGYGGAGAGGAGGYGGSGAGGAGGFKGAGAGGAGGYGGAGSGAGGYGGAGGAGGRGGYGGAGGAGAGGYGGGAGAGAGGYGGAGGAGGYGGAGGASGPIIPIISYENNPNLGDGSYSWSYESGNGIKAQEEGYLKPSAPEGPGEAAQGSFSYTAPDGQQISLYYTADENGFIPQGAHLPTPPPIPQEILEALQKNAADEAAGIYDDGSYQGGGAGGAGGYGGAGGAGGYGGAGAGGAGGYKGAGAGGYGGAGAGGAGGYGGAGAGGAGGYGGAGAGGAGGYGGAGAGGYKGAGAGGAGGYGGAGAGGAGGYGGAGAGGAGGAGGYGGAGAGGYKGAGAGGAGGYGGAGAGGAGAGGAGGYGGTGAGGYGGAGAGGAGAGGYGGSAAGGYGSKGGFAGAGGAGGAGGGYQQGGSSGYSYPKPGK, from the exons GCGGTGGTCGTCTTATTAGCCGGAGTGGCTACAGCCGCTCGTCTTGACAACACATACCTGCCTCCAGCGGGTGCAGCGTACTCCGGTGGTACCGGTGGTAGTGGAGGGATCGCTGCACCTTTTGGGGGATCTGGAGGAGCCGGAGGATATGGTGGTGCTGGAGCTAAAGGAGGCGCTGGTGGATACGGTGGGGCAGGCGGTGCTGGTGGATACGGTGGTGCCGGAGCAGCTGGAGGCCGCGGCGGATATGGAGGAGCTGGAGGTGCCGGAGCAGGCGGATATGGTGGAGCTGCAGGTGCCGGAGCTGGCGGATATGGTGGTGCCGGAGGTGCAGGCGGCGCAGGAGCCGGTGGTTATGGAGGAGCTGCAGGAGGAGCAGGAGGAAGAGGTGGATACGGTGGAGCAGGAGGTGCAGGAGCCGGTGGTTATGGTGGAGCTGGAGCTGGTGGTGCCGGAGCCTACGGAGGTGCTGGTGGAGCCGGCGGACGTGGAGGATATGGTGGAGCTAGTGGAGCCGGAGCAGGTGGATACGGAGGCGCTGGAGCTGGTGGAGCTGGAGGATACGGAGGTGCTGGAGCTGGTGGAGCCGGGGGATACGGAGGTTCTGGAGCTGGAGGTGCCGGAGGATTTAAGGGTGCTGGAGCTGGAGGAGCAGGAGGATATGGTGGAGCCGGATCTGGAGCTGGAGGCTATGGCGGCGCTGGTGGAGCCGGAGGACGTGGAGGTTATGGTGGAGCCGGAGGTGCTGGAGCTGGTGGTTATGGAGGTGGTGCCGGAGCCGGAGCTGGAGGTTATGGAGGTGCCGGAGGTGCTGGTGGTTATGGAGGCGCTGGTGGTGCTTCTGGACCCATCATTCCCATCATCTCATACGAAAACAATCCCAATCTTGGAGATGGCTCTTACTCTTGGAG CTATGAATCTGGTAATGGAATCAAGGCTCAAGAGGAAGGATATTTGAAACCTAGTGCCCCTGAAGGTCCTGGAGAGGCTGCTCAAGGATCATTTTCTTACACCGCACCTGATGGCCAGCAGATATCTCTGTACTACACGGCTGATGAGAACGGGTTCATCCCCCAAGGAGCCCATTTGCCAACTCCTCCCCCTATTCCTCAAGAAATTCTCGAAGCTCTCCAGAAGAACGCTGCAGATGAAGCTGCTGGAATCTATGACGATGGCAGCTACCAGGGTGGTGGTGCTGGTGGAGCTGGAGGCTATGGAGGAGCTGGTGGTGCAGGAGGTTACGGAGGTGCTGGAGCTGGTGGTGCTGGAGGTTATAAGGGAGCTGGAGCTGGAGGCTATGGAGGCGCAGGAGCTGGTGGTGCTGGAGGATATGGAGGCGCTGGAGCTGGTGGTGCTGGTGGCTATGGAGGTGCCGGAGCAGGTGGAGCTGGTGGCTATGGAGGCGCTGGAGCAGGAGGTTACAAGGGAGCTGGAGCAGGTGGTGCCGGAGGATATGGAGGAGCTGGAGCTGGTGGTGCTGGAGGCTATGGAGGTGCCGGAGCTGGTGGAGCTGGAGGCGCTGGAGGTTATGGAGGCGCAGGAGCTGGTGGATACAAGGGTGCTGGAGCTGGTGGTGCTGGAGGCTATGGTGGTGCCGGAGCTGGTGGCGCTGGAGCTGGTGGCGCCGGAGGTTACGGAGGCACTGGAGCTGGAGGTTATGGAGGCGCCGGAGCTGGTGGTGCTGGAGCCGGAGGATATGGCGGTTCCGCTGCTGGTGGTTATGGAAGTAAAGGAGGTTTCGCTGGCGCCGGTGGTGCTGGTGGTGCCGGTGGTGGTTATCAACAAGGAGGTTCGTCTGGATACTCGTATCCTAAGCCCGGTAAATAA